One Fimbriiglobus ruber genomic window carries:
- a CDS encoding amidohydrolase family protein encodes MRKLVKDGVEWVKTYPTGDAAAPDANDHHTLCMTFEEMHAVVATAHNHRLKVTGHCRANQGIKNALRAGYDAIEHGTFMDAEALDLLLSRNVPCVPALYFELASIEHGPAYGMSQRVVDGHKETLEAGAESARMILRSGGRLGMGGDYGFAWNPHGDYARELTFFVNCVGLSPLEVIRCATRTGAEIMGRGDEIGTLTPGKLADILVVDGDVAANISILEDRHRFIAVMQGGIIKAGRLAMRPE; translated from the coding sequence GTGCGAAAACTGGTCAAGGACGGCGTCGAGTGGGTGAAGACGTACCCCACCGGCGACGCCGCGGCCCCGGACGCGAACGACCACCACACACTCTGCATGACCTTCGAGGAGATGCACGCCGTCGTCGCGACCGCTCACAACCACCGGCTCAAAGTGACCGGCCACTGCCGGGCGAATCAGGGGATCAAGAACGCCTTACGAGCCGGGTACGACGCGATCGAACACGGCACGTTCATGGACGCCGAGGCGCTCGACCTGCTGCTGTCGCGAAACGTGCCGTGCGTCCCCGCCCTCTACTTCGAACTCGCCAGCATCGAACACGGCCCGGCTTACGGCATGTCGCAGCGCGTCGTGGATGGGCACAAAGAGACGTTGGAAGCCGGCGCCGAGAGCGCCCGGATGATTCTCCGTTCGGGCGGCCGGCTCGGCATGGGCGGCGACTACGGCTTCGCCTGGAACCCGCACGGGGATTACGCCAGGGAACTGACGTTCTTCGTGAACTGCGTCGGCCTGTCGCCGCTCGAAGTGATCCGGTGCGCGACGCGGACGGGAGCCGAGATCATGGGCCGCGGCGACGAGATCGGCACACTGACGCCCGGCAAACTCGCTGACATCCTCGTGGTGGATGGGGATGTGGCCGCGAACATTTCGATTCTGGAAGACCGCCACCGATTCATTGCCGTGATGCAGGGCGGCATCATCAAAGCCGGCCGCCTGGCAATGAGGCCGGAGTGA
- a CDS encoding alpha/beta fold hydrolase: MFPERTTTSIGRPRLNVAVGPDNGPPLVLFHGVCRRWQDFGYVVAALSTRWRVSAVDHRGHGRSERAARYLVADYVADAVALLHEIGEPALVVGHSLGALVALGVAAEVPELVRGIVLEDPPSPGFLANLDKTAYGAQFQAIRQLAGNPAVGETARALANVTLPGGVKLGDRRDAAALRFMARCLADLDPAVLDPVLNGHWLDGYDPFDAASRVRCPALLLAADPAQGGMIPPADADTFAARLADCARVDLPDCAHLIHGTRPETFLRLTLGFLDSI; encoded by the coding sequence GTGTTCCCGGAGCGCACAACAACAAGCATCGGCCGCCCGCGGTTGAACGTGGCGGTCGGCCCGGATAACGGCCCGCCCCTCGTCCTGTTTCACGGGGTTTGCAGGCGCTGGCAGGATTTCGGCTACGTCGTGGCCGCACTGTCGACCCGGTGGCGGGTGTCGGCGGTCGACCACCGTGGGCACGGCCGCTCCGAGCGGGCGGCCCGGTATTTGGTCGCCGATTATGTGGCCGACGCGGTGGCCCTCCTCCACGAGATCGGCGAGCCGGCTTTGGTCGTCGGCCATTCTCTCGGCGCCTTGGTCGCGCTCGGGGTCGCGGCCGAGGTACCGGAGTTGGTACGCGGGATCGTCCTCGAAGACCCGCCGTCTCCAGGCTTTCTCGCGAACCTCGACAAGACGGCTTACGGTGCGCAATTCCAGGCTATTCGCCAACTCGCCGGCAATCCGGCCGTCGGCGAGACCGCCCGCGCGTTAGCCAACGTCACCTTGCCGGGTGGCGTGAAGCTCGGCGACCGCCGTGACGCGGCCGCCCTGCGATTCATGGCCCGCTGCCTCGCCGACCTCGACCCGGCGGTTCTCGACCCGGTCCTGAACGGTCACTGGCTCGACGGCTACGACCCGTTCGACGCGGCAAGCCGTGTCCGCTGCCCGGCCCTGCTGTTGGCTGCCGACCCGGCCCAGGGCGGCATGATTCCACCCGCGGACGCGGACACCTTTGCGGCCCGGCTCGCCGACTGCGCGCGGGTCGACCTGCCCGATTGTGCCCACCTGATTCACGGCACCCGGCCGGAAACCTTCCTTCGGCTGACCCTCGGCTTTCTCGACTCGATCTAA